The Fusarium fujikuroi IMI 58289 draft genome, chromosome FFUJ_chr01 sequence TCAAAGGGCAAGACCCCATCTCTTTGGAAACGATGAATATTCGAGGTTCAACAATCCGATATTTTATCCTGCCCGACTCTTTACCCCTTGACACACTGCTCATCGACGACGCCCCTAAGccgaagaacaaggccagaAAGGAGGCAGAGCGGGgtggacgaggaggacgaggcAGAGGCGGTCCCAGGGGACGCGGACGTGGTGGAGGCCGCGGTCGCGGAGGACGGCCCTAAACGAGGAGGACACGAGAAGATTCAAGAGACATGACAAGACGGGGAAAGGACGGAGGCGCCCATGCGCGTCGTTGATGTGGAGTGACCACGTTATCGCGAAGATATCACATTCAAATGGAACCTGGCGTTCGGGTTGTTTGGCCATTAAAACTGTATGAACCCGCGTGGGGTGGGTATCACTTTTCTTGTTCTGGAAAGATATCTGAATATATGCTCTCTCACACCCCAATTCCATCGCAacatctttttttttattctaCGGCTTTTGAATAGTCTCTCCATATCCGTACGATCTGCAGCTTCTCCCACCCGGCCTGTTTGCCGCTGTTCCCAACAGTTTGAGCCCGCCATTCAGGCCCTAACCCCTCAATGCGACTCTTGACTTGATCTGGCTTATTCTGAGCGCAGAGGAGGAGGTAGGCACAACCGCGTCGGGACAGCGCTTGGGGTAGTGCCTCGATCAGCCTATCTGTTGTCTCCATACCATCTAAGCCGCCTGCGTAAGATAAGGCCAACAGATACGAATCGTCGTCAAATGAAGGCTTTGTGGTGACTGCAAGGTCGTCTGCGCTAAACGAATCTGGTCTGGCAGGCATCTCAGGCGTGGGCACATATGGCGGGTTGAAAATGAGGACGTCGATGGTGCCCTCGCGCCATGGGGTTGTGAGATCCCCCATGCATGAGCCCAGATAAAATGCATGTGAGTCGGGGTTGTCAAAAGCTGCCTTTGCAACTGTCCCGACTGTAGCCCGACACGCAAAGGCGTTCATGTCAACCCCCGCAGTCAGGACCTCGCGCGTGCCGAAAAGCTTTTGCGCATGTGCGTGGACGAAGGCGAGGACGACACCTGAGCCTGTGCCGACCTCCACCACGAGAGGCGCTATATCGGGAAACGCGTTTTGGAGATACTCGGTCTCTGTAGCAGATGAGAGCGTATCCAAGAGGAGGTATGAGTCCTCGGCAGGTTCGTAGACTCGCTCATATGGGACGTGCGAAGTATCTGGCGTTGGTAGCATGATGTGTGCCTGTCAATGTGAAATACTTTGTGATTGTGGTGAGGCTTCATTTGTATTTGGATCATAGGTTGAAAACTTGTGATGGCACTGGGTGGATGCGGCACGTGATGTATTTCTAGAGTCAAGAAATTGAGACTAAATAGTTGACAGGAACAAAAGACGGATATAaagctgttgttggtggaaaACACAAATCCCTGGTTCATAGCAGAGTGGTAGCGGGCTCAGCTTCGAACTGATCGCCTTTTGTTGGGTTGGAAAAGAACATATCTGGTTCACTTGGATCAGTATGGATGGATATCTTGGGGTGCATGAACCGGGCAGACAGAACCCTACAATTATTGCTCGAGATATTCCCTGATCAAACTAGTATAAAACACCAGGAATTCGGGGCTCGTGCAAAAATCCGTCGCAACGATCGCCTCAAAGAATTGCGCACTTCATCTCGCAACCCCAATCATCCTGTCCTGGCCCAACTCCCCATTTAATTCCCCAACCCATGTCCTCCACCATCCGAACCAAATTACGATCGTATATACCGTGCAGCTGGCATCGAGGACATGGTCGGCTCTTTGTGTTATAGAATTTTGGTGGTTCCTTGGCTGTACCATCGCAGAAGGTCGGGCAATTGTTGAGGCCCATGAATGGCTCACACGGTTCCGTGAGGACAAGCCAGGTGTGTCTGCATTCTTTGTGCTGGAAATACGTGAGAGTGCACATCCTGAGATGTTCAGGAAT is a genomic window containing:
- a CDS encoding probable small nuclear ribonucleoprotein, which produces MKLVRFLMKCANETVTIELKNGTIVHGTISSVSPQMNTALRTVKMTIKGQDPISLETMNIRGSTIRYFILPDSLPLDTLLIDDAPKPKNKARKEAERGGRGGRGRGGPRGRGRGGGRGRGGRP
- a CDS encoding methyltransferase-like protein, whose product is MLPTPDTSHVPYERVYEPAEDSYLLLDTLSSATETEYLQNAFPDIAPLVVEVGTGSGVVLAFVHAHAQKLFGTREVLTAGVDMNAFACRATVGTVAKAAFDNPDSHAFYLGSCMGDLTTPWREGTIDVLIFNPPYVPTPEMPARPDSFSADDLAVTTKPSFDDDSYLLALSYAGGLDGMETTDRLIEALPQALSRRGCAYLLLCAQNKPDQVKSRIEGLGPEWRAQTVGNSGKQAGWEKLQIVRIWRDYSKAVE